The genomic window GAGAAATGGTTAAGGAAATGGGCGATCGGCAACCTCGTCGACGCCGGCTCCGATCTGCGCGGATCACCCGGGCTCCGAACCGGGGCAGCCGCTAGCATGGGTTCGATTCAGCACTTCCACGACGGGAGAACCGTGAAGTTCCAGGTCAACCGCGACGTCTTCAGTGAGGCCGTCTCCTTCGCCGTCAAGCTGCTGCCCCAGCGCACCACGCTGCCGATCCTCTCGGGGGTGCTCATCCAGGCGAGCGACGACGGCCTCGTGCTCTCCTCGTTCGACTACGAGGTCTCGAGCCAGACCGAGATCCAGGCCGACGTCGAGGAGCCGGGCACCGTGCTGGTCTCCGGTCGTCTCCTCGCGGAGATCGCCGGCCGGCTGCCGAACGCCCCGGTGCGGGTCGCGACCGAGGAATCGCGGATCTCGGTCACCTGCGGCTCGGCGAGCTTCACGCTGCTGTCCATGCCGGTCGAGGAATATCCGTCGATCCCAGAGATCGGCGAGCAGACCGGCGTGGTCCCGGCCGACGAATTCTCGGCCGCCGTCGCCCAGGTCGCGGTCGCCGCGTCCCGCGACGACGTGACCCCGGTCATCACCGGCGTGCAGCTCGAGGTCCGGGAGAACAGCCTGAGCCTGGTCGCGACCGACCGCTACCGCGTCGCGATCCGCGAGATCGACTGGGATGGCGGAACCGTGGCATCCGACGACGTGCACACGGCACTGGTTCCGGCACGCACCCTCCAGGAGGTCGGCAAGACGCTCGGCCACTCCGGCACGATCGCCGTTGCGATCACGAGCCGCGACGACCGCGAGCTCATCGCGTTCAGCGCCGACAAGAAGACGGTCACGAGCCTCCTGATCAAGGGCAACTTCCCGCCGGTGCGGCGGTTGTTCCCCGAGACGGTCGACAACTACGCCGTCATGAACACCGCCGAGCTCATCGAGGCCACGCGCCGTGTCGCACTCGTGCTCGAGCGCGAGGCCGCACTGCGGTACAGCTTCACGGCCGACGGCCTCACACTCGAGGCCATCGGCAGCGAACAGGCCCAGGCCTCCGAGTCGATCGACGCGATCCTGACGGGCGACGACACGGTCGTGTCGCTCAAGCCGCAGTTCCTGCTCGACGGGCTCTCCGCCGTGCCGAGCGAGTTCGTGCGCATCTCGTTCACGAAGACCGAGAACCCGAACAAGCCCGGTCCGGTGCTGATCACGAGCCAGACCTCGCGCGAGCAGGCCGGCAACGACAGCTACCGGTACCTGCTCCAGCCGAACCTCCTGCTCCGGTAGCCGGGCCGCCCGTCGGCGGCCGCGAGTAGCGTTGATCGGGTCGTCGAACGGAAGGGAGCCAGCGTGCACGTCGAGCGGCTCTCGCTCACCGACTACCGCAACTACGCGCGGGCCGAGATCGAGCTCGAGCCGGGCGCGACGGTCTTCGTCGGCCGCAACGGCCAGGGCAAGACGAACCTCGTGGAGTCGATCGGCTACCTCGCGACCCTCGGCTCGCACCGGGTGTCGGGCGATCAGGCGCTGGTCCGGGCGGGCGCCGATGCGGCGATCGTCCGGGCGATGCTCGCCCACGGCGACCGCAGGGTGCTCGCAGAGCTGCAGATCAATCGCCAGGGCTCGAACAAGGCCCAGCTCAACCGATCGCCGGCGAAGCCGCGCGACCTGCCCAGGTACGTCCACTCGGTGCTGTTCGCGCCCGAGGATCTGGCGATCGTGCGAGGCGAACCGTCGGTGCGCCGACGGCTGCTCGACGAGCTCCTCGTGCAGCGCACCCCGCGCCTCGCGGGCGTGATGGCCGACTACGACCGGGTGCTCCGGCAGCGCAACACCCTCCTGAAGAGCGCCAGGGCGAGGGGCCTGCGCGCCGACGCGCTGCCGACGCTCGACATCTGGGACGAGCGCCTGGTCGAACTCGGCTCGGAGCTCATCGACCAGCGCCTCGCACTCGTGGCCGAGCTCGCCGACCCGCTCCGCGCCGCCTACCGCTCGATCGTCGATGCCGACCACGGCCCGGGCATCCGCCCGGTCCTTTCGATCGACGGTGCGGACCCGGACGGCGAGCGGGACGGCACGGATG from Agromyces sp. LHK192 includes these protein-coding regions:
- the dnaN gene encoding DNA polymerase III subunit beta → MKFQVNRDVFSEAVSFAVKLLPQRTTLPILSGVLIQASDDGLVLSSFDYEVSSQTEIQADVEEPGTVLVSGRLLAEIAGRLPNAPVRVATEESRISVTCGSASFTLLSMPVEEYPSIPEIGEQTGVVPADEFSAAVAQVAVAASRDDVTPVITGVQLEVRENSLSLVATDRYRVAIREIDWDGGTVASDDVHTALVPARTLQEVGKTLGHSGTIAVAITSRDDRELIAFSADKKTVTSLLIKGNFPPVRRLFPETVDNYAVMNTAELIEATRRVALVLEREAALRYSFTADGLTLEAIGSEQAQASESIDAILTGDDTVVSLKPQFLLDGLSAVPSEFVRISFTKTENPNKPGPVLITSQTSREQAGNDSYRYLLQPNLLLR
- the recF gene encoding DNA replication/repair protein RecF is translated as MHVERLSLTDYRNYARAEIELEPGATVFVGRNGQGKTNLVESIGYLATLGSHRVSGDQALVRAGADAAIVRAMLAHGDRRVLAELQINRQGSNKAQLNRSPAKPRDLPRYVHSVLFAPEDLAIVRGEPSVRRRLLDELLVQRTPRLAGVMADYDRVLRQRNTLLKSARARGLRADALPTLDIWDERLVELGSELIDQRLALVAELADPLRAAYRSIVDADHGPGIRPVLSIDGADPDGERDGTDAAADADRDGEASAGQEAPVSDASTADRFRVALRAQRGKELERGLTLSGPHRDDVLLLLNGLPAKGYASHGESWSFALALRLASAELLRRDSATGDPVLILDDVFAELDRLRRERLAAAIGGFEQVLVTAAVLEDVPEPLTARIVQIAAGSILEAADA